One Eubalaena glacialis isolate mEubGla1 chromosome 11, mEubGla1.1.hap2.+ XY, whole genome shotgun sequence DNA segment encodes these proteins:
- the RESF1 gene encoding retroelement silencing factor 1 isoform X3 encodes MNWNAKSESVTLPPQYPKKQASFLEQALVNTLTTASQSSLNHPGSNQEPCLFLSNLNPVSQPLLNIRNYKTPQQIPVSDMHSGTIVTSQTSVERITYANVKGPKQPNHDLQMSSGVTQDVWLNSPMRNSMLSHTGATVSHQTGFGTNMSNVRALQNQFLTSDTYSMQLQMIPSNSGRVPITYQGNPRLNLPLSEQQVDWAQQCASSGLTYPDYRPLPKQYSYSSRSFLQDPTLQKQTPMSSVSLQVKNSQSPNPALTLQSKQIATVPSYQYVVTQTDKRPPPPPYDCRYASQPLQSTQHVVKHTSMEVPQSQEMHLSEMRKDFCRGFQQQWQNLNENFNTVGNSCNLRVNTNVNQPFNEPVRSSVDGVQALAQNNQEKRVDSRNLTSNQVLDTSATKEKLVRDIKTLVEIKKKFSDLARKIKINKNLLMAAGCIKTTNTSYSESAQNCGLSLKQTAKIQSGPQVTLGPPDAVEDKPPTVMESAEETNRTHNTLNSNLQDGNFNQVSSVLLNSGCSQVVSSLKTSTVEITQAILNNTQFSSGNLVNVAQNVPTNSEATSLPQSTSFEEYVSKYPNKNRLILSLLASGNKTQKKLLKDTNERIHDSKLHSFEMNPNIQNTGNQVNLKPMETPGTPSTCNINAKISNNSSYFEHKSFNGMSSKSDSHFSMELLATCLSLWKKQPSEPTEEKQCNESKTNTTAVGISKPVDICEKSPFSAVGNSQNKIVNSSQETVLSMAAQNYESSGATTTKGIAVVSPLILSDVKTLSVKGITPEALPETMYPVIKEGSVCSLQNKSMENTAALNVNEPVTSTTNTKIFPLIQKDKQSESTNTNSEVTPNTNQGKHNKSEPDIQYPVSNQQTTYISKDSDIVGRDVLQIGSICSLVEGDTAYNSQIAKIFNLPSLQKVEPQKPLPNHQVMNNRQNEQFDNITGNKDFDFQKENFVQCTDVSHEITDQLESLQPPEPSTLKYIGATSGILEESSLEHITKNESMANDMCSPAAIQHDSYPQEAAQDPTTNENLKDKTSILYLHDQLSELLKEFPYGIEPVNMHEGFVVQQMAHRISKAQTCDKTSCDSKDLTDQIQITILNSEQMKELFPEQDDQPNDVDKLTEPQKEKPVTKEGNQCDPQAHTVEETCDSVILDSEKDDVRCCALGWLSMVYEGVPQCQCNSTKNSTSKEEKGKDPHSPLETNGYKQGERTSDRDVPIAFNSLPNNQLKIPLTCPVEKKPFPETEQGRNIKDKSKSEHNSSLRTEQELSGHFLSKGDKKPDSLQSHKRKRKLQFHEITFHSTNKIAKFSQESLQRKLMAQNLRPLKPKMGFLTSKNKDLHVKNGSLVQSVSPEKRKLKASGSKQKVLEKKLDEGSILDSEIKRKKYDKQEQNKNVGGGAFKFCNLFSTTGERARIKEKTVSNVKSSGSMDSSSKINRVLSPKEYLSRQKHKEALKKNYLKNVPCDSQYMRSNKLSTRVGSCGRSNERHNGSVQTSKESLNIGTSHGKNLKAHHSKEPKTYISRNIKGTVGGKQPDKMWIDKTKLDKNLSNVNNDVEFSQMASQAKDQRKLYLNRVAFKCTERERICLTKLDNSPRKLNKEKRPENKPKTLLPVKDTTEKLSMLEFKLCPDGLFKNTNPVEDQKDLPSTPRKEQAPVQGK; translated from the coding sequence ATGAACTGGAATGCAAAATCAGAGAGTGTCACCTTACCACCACAGTATCCTAAAAAACAGGCATCTTTTTTGGAGCAAGCTTTAGTAAACACACTTACCACAGCATCTCAAAGTTCTTTAAACCATCCTGGAAGTAACCAAGAACCATGCCTATTTCTCAGTAATTTAAATCCAGTTTCACAGCCGCtgctcaacatcagaaattataaaactcctcaacaaatCCCTGTTTCTGATATGCATAGTGGGACCATTGTGACCTCACAAACTTCAGTAGAAAGAATAACATATGCAAATGTTAAAGGACCCAAACAACCAAATCACGATTTGCAAATGTCTTCAGGAGTTACACAGGATGTATGGTTGAACTCACCAATGAGGAATTCTATGCTTTCTCATACAGGGGCAACTGTATCTCATCAGACTGGTTTTGGAACGAATATGTCCAATGTACGTGCACTACAGAATCAATTTCTAACATCAGATACCTATTCTATGCAACTACAAATGATCCCTTCTAATTCCGGAAGAGTTCCTATAACTTATCAAGGAAACCCGAGACTTAACCTACCTTTATCAGAGCAACAGGTTGATTGGGCACAGCAGTGTGCATCCAGTGGATTGACTTACCCAGATTACAGACCACTTCCAAAGCAATATAGTTATTCATCACGAAGCTTTTTGCAGGATCCTACTCTTCAGAAACAAACCCCTATGTCATCTGTATCATTACAAGTTAAAAATAGTCAATCTCCAAATCCTGCCCTGACTTTACAGTCAAAGCAGATTGCAACTGTACCGTCGTATCAATATGTAGTTACTCAAACTGACAAaagacctcctcctcctccttatgACTGTAGGTATGCAAGTCAGCCTCTGCAAAGTACTCAGCATGTTGTTAAACACACTTCTATGGAAGTTCCTCAGAGTCAAGAAATGCACTTATCTGAAATGAGAAAAGACTTTTGTAGAGGCTTTCAGCAGCAGTGGCAAAACCTTAATGAAAATTTCAACACAGTGGGAAATTCCTGTAACCTGAGAGTAAATACCAATGTCAATCAGCCTTTTAATGAACCTGTTAGATCTTCTGTGGATGGTGTTCAGGCTCTTGCTCAAAATAATCAAGAGAAAAGAGTGGATTCTCGAAATCTAACTTCAAATCAAGTACTGGACACAAGTGCCACAAAAGAAAAGTTAGTGAGGGATATTAAAACAttagtagaaataaaaaagaagttttcGGACCTtgcaaggaaaattaaaattaataaaaatctttTGATGGCAGCAGGTTGTATTAAAACAACTAATACCTCTTATAGTGAATCAGCTCAAAATTGTGGGTTGTCTCTGAAACAAACTGCCAAAATCCAGTCTGGACCACAGGTAACCCTAGGCCCTCCAGATGCTGTGGAGGATAAACCACCAACGGTAATGGAATCTGCAGAAGAAACAAATAGAACACACAATACATTGAATTCCAACCTTCAGGACGGAAATTTTAACCAAGTCAGTTCTGTTTTACTAAATTCTGGCTGTTCGCAAGTTGTGAGTTCTTTAAAGACATCAACTGTTGAGATTACCCAGGCAATATTAAATAACACCCAATTTTCATCAGGAAATTTAGTCAACGTTGCACAAAATGTGCCAACAAATTCTGAAGCAACTTCTCTTCCTCAGTCTACATCCTttgaggaatatgtttcaaaatatccaaataaaaATAGGCTAATTCTCAGTTTACTTGCATCTGGaaataaaactcagaaaaaattattaaaagatacTAATGAACGTATTCATGATTCTAAACTGCATAGTTTTGAAATGAATCCAAATATCCAGAACACTGGTAACCAAGTGAATTTGAAACCCATGGAAACTCCAGGTACTCCAAGTACTTGTAATATAAATGCCAAGATTTCAAACAACTCTTCTTACTTTGAGCATAAATCCTTCAATGGAATGTCTTCTAAAAGTGACTCTCACTTTTCCATGGAATTGCTGGCAACATGtctttctttgtggaaaaagCAACCTTCAGAACCTACAGAAGAAAAACAGTGTAATGagtcaaaaacaaacacaacagcAGTTGGAATTTCAAAGCCTGTGGACATCTGTGAGAAGAGTCCATTTTCAGCTGTGGGAAATTCTCAGAATAAAATTGTAAATAGCTCACAAGAAACAGTTTTATCAATGGCAGCACAGAATTATGAGTCTTCAGGAGCAACTACTACAAAGGGGATTGCTGTAGTATCACCCTTAATTCTCTCAGATGTCAAAACATTGTCTGTCAAAGGTATAACACCCGAAGCTTTACCTGAAACAATGTATCCAGTTATTAAAGAAGGCAGTGTTTGTAGCTTACAAAACAAATCGATGGAAAATACTGCTGCTTTGAACGTTAATGAACCAGTGACAAGTACCACAAACACCAAGATTTTCCCACTAATTCAGAAGGAtaagcaaagtgaatcaactaatACTAATTCAGAAGTCACACCTAATACCAATCAAGGAAAGCATAACAAATCAGAACCAGATATCCAGTATCCTGTGAGTAATCAGCAAACCACATATATATCAAAGGACAGTGATATTGTGGGCAGAGATGTATTACAGATTGGCAGTATTTGTTCCCTTGTTGAAGGTGATACCGCTTATAATTCCCAAATAGCAAAGATATTCAACTTGCCCTCTTTGCAAAAGGTTGAGCCACAGAAACCTCTACCCAATCACCAAGTAATGAATAATAGACAAAATGAACAATTTGACAATATCACTGGAAATAAAGACTTTGACTTTCAAAAAGAGAATTTTGTACAGTGCACAGATGTTTCACATGAAATAACTGATCAGTTAGAGTCACTGCAACCTCCAGAACCATCGACTTTGAAGTACATTGGAGCAACGAGTGGAATTCTTGAGGAAAGCAGTTTGGAGCATATCACTAAAAATGAAAGCATGGCTAATGATATGTGTTCACCAGCTGCTATTCAGCACGATAGTTACCCTCAGGAAGCGGCCCAGGATCCTACAACAAATGAGAATCTCAAAGATAAGACATCGATCTTATACCTACATGATCAGCTGTCAGAACTTTTAAAAGAGTTTCCCTATGGTATTGAACCTGTGAACATGCATGAAGGTTTTGTGGTCCAACAAATGGCACACCGAATCTCAAAAGCTCAAACTTGTGATAAAACCAGTTGTGACTCCAAAGACTTAACAGACCAGATACAAATTACAATATTAAATTCAGAGCAAATGAAAGAATTATTTCCTGAACAGGATGATCAACCCAATGATGTAGACAAACTGACAGAGCCTCAGAAAGAAAAGCCTGTCACAAAAGAAGGGAACCAGTGTGACCCACAAGCACATACAGTTGAAGAAACCTGTGATTCTGTAATACTGGATTCAGAAAAAGATGATGTCCGTTGCTGTGCATTGGGGTGGCTGTCTATGGTTTATGAAGGAGTACCTCAATGCCAGTGTAATTCCACTAAGAACTCAacttcaaaggaagaaaaagggaaagatccACATTCTCCTTTGGAGACCAACGGTTATAAACAAGGAGAGAGAACCTCTGACAGAGATGTTCCTATTGCATTTAACAGTCTTCCAAATAATCAGCTGAAGATTCCTCTGACTTGTCCAGTTGAGAAAAAACCTTTTCCTGAAACAGAGCAAGGCAGGAATATAAAAGATAAATCCAAATCAGAACATAACAGCTCATTAAGGACAGAACAAGAATTATCTGGTCACTTTTTATCTAAAGGTGATAAAAAACCAGATTCTTTGCAgagtcacaaaagaaaaagaaaactgcaattTCATGAGATAACTTTTCACTCCACTAACAAAATTGCAAAATTTTCTCAAGAGAGCCTGCAGAGGAAGCTCATGGCACAAAACTTACGACCGCTAAAACCAAAGATGGGTTTTTTgacaagtaaaaataaagatttgcATGTGAAGAATGGTTCTTTGGTACAGTCAGTATCAccggaaaaaagaaaattgaaagcaaGTGGCTCTAAACaaaaagttttggaaaagaaGTTAGATGAAGGGAGCATACTTGATTCAGAGATAAAGAGGAAGAAGTATGATAAACAAGAGCAGAATAAGAATGTGGGAGGTGGTGCATTTAAATTCTGTAACCTTTTCTCAACCACAGGTGAAAGAGCCAGAATTAAAGAAAAGACAGTGTCAAATGTTAAGTCCTCAGGCTCTATGGATAGCTCATCTAAAATTAATAGAGTTCTATCACCAAAGGAGTATTTATCAAGGCAGAAGCATAAAGAAGCATTAAAGAAAAACTATCTGAAAAATGTACCATGTGATTCTCAGTATATGAGGTCCAATAAACTTTCTACACGAGTGGGAAGTTGTGGGAGATCAAATGAGAGACACAATGGCAGTGTACAGACCTCTAAGGAATCATTAAATATTGGTACAAGCCATGGTAAAAACCTCAAAGCCCATCATTCCAAAGAGCCTAAAACATACATTTCAAGGAATATTAAAGGAACAGTTGGTGGAAAGCAACCTGATAAAATGTGGATTGATAAAACCAAATTAGACAAAAATTTAAGTAATGTAAATAATGATGTTGAATTCAGCCAAATGGCTTCCCAAGCAAAGGATCAAAGGAAACTGTATCTGAACAGAGTTGCATTTAAATGCACTGAACGTGAGCGCATTTGTCTCACAAAATTAGACAATTCACCCAGGAAGCTTAATAAAGAAAAGAGACCAGAAAATAAACCTAAGACCCTTTTACCTGTGAAAGATACCACAGAGAAACTAAGCATGCTGGAGTTTAAATTATGTCCAGATGGACTATTTAAGAATACAAACCCTGTTGAAGACCAGAAGGATCTGCCATCTACTCCTAGGAAGGAGCAAGCTCCTGTGCAAG